One part of the Vicia villosa cultivar HV-30 ecotype Madison, WI linkage group LG6, Vvil1.0, whole genome shotgun sequence genome encodes these proteins:
- the LOC131610821 gene encoding pectinesterase-like: protein MRGKPALLALIPILTTVFVLLFSVTNFSKLATTKTTKHLHFQNHLQVANSACEGTLYPDLCVSTLSTFPDLTKKTIPQLISSILNYTIKEVKQSSSNVTGLRVRTRSLKKTLEQRALEDCANLFDTTIAELKTTISDLSQTPSPTTIGSTDKRNCQTLLSGAMTNMYTCLDGFAYSKSNIRHKIENRLYDISKHVSNTLAMLKKVPGVKSKTSNSEAFPEYGEVKDGFPSWLTNKDRKLLQVAVNQTKFNLVVAKDGTGNFSTIGEALSAAPNSSTTRFVIYIKAGAYLENVEVIRKKPNLMLVGDGIGKTVVKASRNVVDGWTTFQSATFAVVGDRFIAKGITFENSAGASKHQAVAVRSGADFSAFYQCSFVAYQDTLYVHSLRQFYRECDVYGTVDFIFGNAAVVFQNCNLYARKPDPNQKNLFTAQGREDPNQNTGISILNCKVAAAADLIPVKSTFKSYLGRPWKKYSRTVYLNSLIEDLIDPAGWLEWNGTFALDTLYYREYNNRGPGSNTSARVKWPGYKVITNATEASQFTVRQFIQGPEWLNSTGIPFFLDLS, encoded by the exons ATGAGAGGAAAACCAGCATTGCTAGCTCTTATACCAATCCTCACCACAGTTTTTGTTCTACTATTTTCAGTAACCAATTTCTCAAAACtagcaacaacaaaaacaaccaaaCATCTTCATTTCCAAAACCATCTTCAAGTAGCAAATTCAGCATGCGAAGGAACACTCTATCCAGACCTTTGTGTCTCAACTTTATCCACATTCCCAGATCTTACCAAAAAAACAATCCCACAATTGATATCTTCCATCCTCAACTACACCATAAAAGAAGTTAAACAATCTTCCTCCAATGTCACCGGTCTTCGAGTCCGAACCAGAAGTCTCAAAAAAACACTCGAACAAAGAGCTCTTGAAGATTGCGCGAATCTCTTCGACACCACAATTGCAGAACTCAAAACAACCATTTCTGATCTCTCTCAAACTCCAAGTCCAACCACAATAGGTTCCACCGATAAGCGCAACTGTCAAACGCTACTCAGCGGCGCAATGACGAACATGTACACGTGTTTGGATGGTTTTGCGTATAGTAAAAGTAACATAAGACACAAAATTGAGAATAGGTTGTATGATATTTCTAAACACGTTAGTAATACACTTGCCATGTTGAAGAAAGTCCCCGGAGTGAAGTCCAAAACTTCGAACTCCGAGGCTTTTCCTGAATATGGCGAGGTGAAAGACGGCTTTCCTTCGTGGCTGACCAATAAAGATCGGAAGCTACTACAAGTTGCAGTAAATCAAACCAAATTTAATCTGGTGGTTGCTAAAGATGGTACAGGAAATTTTTCCACTATAGGAGAAGCATTGTCTGCAGCTCCAAATTCTAGTACAACTAG GTTTGTGATATATATAAAAGCTGGGGCTTATTTGGAGAATGTGGAAGTGATAAGGAAAAAGCCTAATTTGATGTTGGTTGGAGATGGAATTGGGAAGACAGTTGTGAAGGCAAGTAGAAATGTGGTAGATGGGTGGACCACTTTTCAATCAGCTACTTTTG CTGTTGTGGGAGACAGATTCATAGCCAAGGGTATAACCTTTGAGAACTCAGCTGGAGCTAGCAAACATCAAGCCGTGGCCGTGAGAAGCGGCGCCGATTTCTCAGCCTTCTACCAATGCAGCTTTGTTGCTTACCAAGACACACTCTATGTCCACTCCCTCCGCCAATTCTACCGCGAATGCGATGTTTATGGCACGGTAGACTTCATCTTTGGCAACGCGGCCGTAGTTTTCCAAAACTGCAACCTATACGCGCGCAAACCCGATCCAAACcaaaagaacctcttcactgcaCAGGGCAGAGAAGATCCTAACCAAAACACAGGAATTTCAATCTTGAACTGTAAGGTTGCGGCTGCAGCGGATTTGATTCCGGTAAAATCAACGTTCAAGAGTTACCTCGGCCGCCCTTGGAAAAAATACTCGAGGACAGTTTATCTGAATTCTCTTATAGAGGATTTGATAGATCCGGCGGGATGGTTGGAGTGGAATGGAACATTTGCATTGGACACATTATACTATCGTGAGTATAATAATCGGGGTCCGGGTTCGAACACGAGTGCTAGGGTTAAATGGCCAGGTTATAAAGTTATTACTAATGCAACTGAGGCAAGTCAATTCACTGTTAGGCAATTTATTCAAGGCCCTGAGTGGTTGAACTCTACTGGTATTCCATTTTTTCTTGATTTGAGTTGA